Within the Ferrimicrobium sp. genome, the region GCCGCCTGTGCCTGTGCCGCCGCCTGTGCCTGTTCGGCGGCAAGAACGGCAGTCGCCTGGGCTTCGCGTTGTTGGATGACTGCTTGTTGTTGCTGATAAACCAATTGTTGAATCTGCTGATTGACTTGACTGAGCGTGCTGACAGCCTGCGCCTGCGCCGATTGCGCACGGTTACGATCTGTACCGAGCAGAGCGACTGTTGTGGCTTCTTGTCGGTTTTGTGTGCTCAACTCCTTCTCTTGCTGCTGGAGCCCTTGTTGAGCAGCCTGATACTGTTGGACATCTTGTTCCTGGACATCGGTTGCGGTATTGATTTCTTCTTGCGTGAGTGCGGTGGCATCAGGATTGGTCTGCACAAGCGTGACGAAGTTGCTGTTTGTCCCGCCTTGCATGAATAGCGTGTCAGCTTCGGTGATCACCTCTGCGTGCAGGACCTTCAGATGTTCTTGTTCGGCTGCGATTGCACGCTTCGTAGTGATCACTGAGCTCTGCAGTTGCCCCAGCTTGGTCTGGGCTTGGTCGTACTCTTCTGCATAGACCTGCACTTGATTATCGAGACTACTGATCTGGTTGGCAATTGTCTTGGCTTGCGCTTGGGCGGTCTGCAATGAATCTGCAAAGGCCACAGGGGGGAGAGCAATGTCGGCACCGGTGACGACGAGTACTATCGCGACCACACCGATGAACGCAGCGCACGTCCGTTGCCTGATCATCGGAGGCTTCGACATGAATTTTGCATCGGCATCTTCACCTGCTTAGTTTAGGCTTTCCTAAGAAACTAATCGGAGAGGATGTGGCTGAGGTCGTTTGCGGTGGTGTTTTGGCAGAAGTTACCTGAGTTGGCTGCTCAATGGCAAACTCCTATCTCCTCGTGGGTGGGAGTCCTCTGTGGTGCAGTTGTTCCTGTGGGGACCGCTAGGCGCCGTTGCGTTGTCAGCCACGGACGAACTGTGATAAAACGCACGTTGGCAACCAAGCTTTGCGAACGTTACCGCTTATTTCCGAAGATCCTCTTTGCTTCGCAGGCAAAAGTGCTTCTGGCTTTGTGATGCCGGGCACGGTCTATGGGTGCAACGAAAGAGCGAGTGCAGGTTTGCTAATGCGTACCCGATGAAAAGGTTGGTCACGATAGGGCCGAAGGATTGTCACTCCATGAACATGCTGAGCGGGTGGCCGCCGAACCTGGCTAACATCGGCAGACGTAGGTGATAGCTGCGTGAGCATCGCTCGCGTCTGTCTTCGCTGAAGCCACCGGCAAAGCCCTAGGCTAGGGGATAGTGCGCAGTAGGTTCCAAAGAGAGAGCAGCGGCGTTAAGCAGCTTGACTCGCCGCGGTGGCGGGGCTTGCCCGGTTTCACGGGACGCCACGCGTTGCGCGGTTCCCTCGCTGTGTTAGGCCTGCTCTTCGCCTGGTGGGAAGGCTCTCATCCCTGGCCGAGTGAAGCAGCCCATTTGAGTATCATTGCCGCCATAGGCGTCATATTCGCATTGGCGATCATGGAGGGTCGTCACCGCCAACGTCTATCCAACCGGGCCTGGCTGTCACGAATATGGGCTGGAATCAGACGACCAACACAACGCTCATGGTGCTTTCTCTTTGGCGCGGTGGTGTGGGTGATCCTTGTGTTGGCGGTCGCCGGCTGGGATTTCCGTAGCTTTCTCTTGGAGGTACCTTCGTTGCCGACGTTGAGCTATCTGATCGGACGGGTGAGCCGCTTTGCAACGGGCCGGTCACTTCTCGTTGCTGCTTGGCTGGCTCTCGGTGTCTTCTTTGTCCTGGCAAATCGTGTGCATATCACCCGAAACGATAAGAGGACATCCGCGAATCTAGATGATCAATCACTTCCCCCAAGCCGAGGACAGCTGCCATGAATATCGGACAAATAGTATGGCTCAGCTTGGCGGCAACGGTCCTTGCCTGGCTCATCGTGACCGAGGTGTGGTCGGATCGACTGCCGACTCTGAAATCGATCGCCTTTGGCTTTCTTGACTCCTGGCTGGGACGGGCTCTTTTGTTGTGCGGTTGGGCGGAGATGGGTTGGCATCTGTTTTGCCAGCATCCCTGAGGGGATGTAGCCAACCTGTTCAGGTGCGATGACGGCTTCGGACGATTGATGACAACAACGGTGGGATTAGCATGGCCAGTCGCTTGGTCGCGAATCGCGAACGCCAAGTCGTCGGGATTGACCTGTTATGTTAGGTGACCCCGTGCGTCGATCCTGATTGGATCAGAGTCCAGTGCGATAAATTGGTCATAGAGATTGACAACGGTGCAGACATGGTTGGGAAGCACGTGGAGCAGCGTGCCCTCGGGTGGTGGTTTGCCTTGGTAGGAGACGATACCGTGATGTTCCGATACTCTCGTCACGATCGCACCCTCGAGTTCTCGCACGGAGCCAAAACCCTCGACGAGAGAACTCGACTCGGCGGTGAGTGCTTTACTGCCGGCATCCACGACAAACTGACCGGGTACGGCGGTACTCATCACCCGTGTGGCCACGACGGCAGCCACCTGGTCGGGCGTGGCGACCCCCAAGGCAATTTGCTGGCGA harbors:
- a CDS encoding C40 family peptidase; translation: MSKPPMIRQRTCAAFIGVVAIVLVVTGADIALPPVAFADSLQTAQAQAKTIANQISSLDNQVQVYAEEYDQAQTKLGQLQSSVITTKRAIAAEQEHLKVLHAEVITEADTLFMQGGTNSNFVTLVQTNPDATALTQEEINTATDVQEQDVQQYQAAQQGLQQQEKELSTQNRQEATTVALLGTDRNRAQSAQAQAVSTLSQVNQQIQQLVYQQQQAVIQQREAQATAVLAAEQAQAAAQAQAAVGGSPPNATQPNPASTPSPTPAPSPNSATAVTAQAAQMALQIVNANDTTYVWGGAGQWENGVQIFDCSGLVMFIYAKLGVDFPHSAADQANDTTPVSYSQLQPGDLVFYDTEGATSIDHVAIYVGNGQVVEATNPGRPVSLDPITWSGTPVQFGAIN